One Natrinema halophilum genomic window carries:
- a CDS encoding zinc ribbon domain-containing protein yields the protein MSAITGVGAYAPRFRISADAFEEAWGQFHAAGVSQKAVPSADEDALTMAYEATTRALEAAGTDPTSVDWLGFASSRPPEAEEDLTARLGAMFALPESSTRQVFTGSTRAGTRALWAGLDALESDSTTGLVVAADAPKGDPDDAVDHAAGAGAAAFVLERGGPAEIVDRAEYAAPYPGTRFRATGDDETHALGVTQYDRQAFQETIGGAVDGLEGDPEPEAAAIQAPDGKLPYRAAGAAGVGTDEIRAAASVHELGDLGAASVPMSLATALSEGYESVLAVSHGSGAGADALLIEADADVPVATALEGEDPLSYAEYLRQRGIVTTGPPSGGGAYVSIPTWRRSIPLRYRLEAGRCSECGALSFPPEGACDDCNALAEYDPLELAGRGTIEAVTTISQGGAPPEFAEQQSQSGDYAAAIVALETAGGDETVSAPAMGTDAAPDDFAVGDRVETTIRRIYTQEGVTRYGFKIRPAGE from the coding sequence ATGAGCGCGATAACCGGCGTCGGTGCGTACGCCCCGCGATTCCGCATCAGCGCGGACGCATTCGAGGAGGCCTGGGGACAGTTCCACGCCGCTGGCGTAAGCCAGAAGGCCGTCCCCTCTGCCGACGAAGACGCCCTGACGATGGCCTACGAGGCCACGACCCGAGCGCTCGAGGCCGCCGGGACCGATCCCACATCGGTAGACTGGCTGGGCTTTGCGTCCTCGCGGCCGCCGGAAGCCGAGGAAGACCTGACCGCTCGATTGGGGGCAATGTTCGCCCTTCCCGAGTCGTCGACGAGGCAGGTTTTCACCGGCAGTACGCGAGCCGGTACTCGCGCGCTCTGGGCCGGACTGGACGCGCTCGAGTCCGATTCGACCACCGGGCTCGTCGTCGCAGCCGACGCACCGAAAGGCGATCCGGACGACGCTGTAGACCACGCAGCAGGGGCCGGCGCCGCAGCGTTCGTTCTCGAGCGCGGCGGTCCGGCTGAAATCGTCGACCGCGCCGAGTACGCCGCGCCCTACCCCGGAACTCGGTTCCGAGCCACCGGCGACGACGAGACCCACGCACTGGGCGTTACGCAATACGATCGACAGGCGTTTCAGGAAACGATCGGCGGCGCAGTCGATGGTCTCGAGGGCGATCCGGAGCCCGAAGCGGCAGCGATTCAGGCACCCGACGGAAAGCTCCCCTACCGCGCGGCCGGCGCGGCTGGCGTCGGTACCGACGAAATTCGGGCCGCCGCGTCGGTCCACGAACTCGGTGACCTCGGTGCCGCAAGCGTTCCGATGTCGCTCGCAACGGCGCTTTCCGAGGGTTACGAATCCGTTCTTGCGGTTTCACACGGCAGCGGTGCGGGAGCAGACGCCCTCCTCATCGAGGCCGACGCGGACGTGCCGGTCGCGACTGCGCTCGAGGGCGAGGACCCACTCTCCTACGCTGAGTATCTGCGCCAGCGCGGCATCGTGACCACGGGACCGCCGTCCGGCGGCGGCGCCTACGTTAGCATTCCGACCTGGCGGCGGTCGATCCCACTGCGCTACCGGCTCGAGGCTGGTCGCTGTTCCGAGTGTGGAGCGCTATCGTTCCCGCCGGAGGGCGCGTGCGACGACTGCAATGCCCTCGCCGAGTACGACCCCCTCGAACTCGCGGGCAGGGGAACGATCGAGGCAGTGACGACCATCTCGCAGGGTGGTGCACCGCCCGAGTTCGCCGAGCAACAGTCCCAGTCTGGCGACTACGCGGCGGCGATCGTCGCCCTCGAGACTGCAGGCGGTGACGAGACCGTCAGCGCACCGGCGATGGGTACCGACGCTGCTCCCGACGACTTCGCGGTTGGCGACCGGGTCGAGACGACGATCCGACGAATCTATACCCAGGAAGGCGTCACCCGATACGGTTTCAAAATCCGACCTGCAGGAGAGTAG
- a CDS encoding DUF2182 domain-containing protein, which translates to METDDSFRERITRRRVPIVALVAYVIALGAWTAVVGRWLPMPGGATDAPMQPSEPGVPEAMALSNGPSGIALYLFMWGVMMIAMMYPSSVPLFRLYAETLAGTTTAGKAARVGAFLGTYALVWTLTGVVPLALNALVPIAGLANDHGGFLMGGSLLLLSVYQLSPYKYRCLRYCRSPLGFLMTHHRPGVRGAVRMSGEFAVFCIGCCWALFAFMVIVGSMNIIWMALIAVALSLERTVTWGEQLARVIGLLAGITGCTVVALSVI; encoded by the coding sequence ATGGAGACGGACGACTCGTTCCGCGAACGAATTACCCGCCGGCGAGTCCCGATCGTCGCTCTCGTCGCCTACGTGATCGCGCTGGGGGCGTGGACGGCAGTCGTCGGTCGCTGGCTACCGATGCCTGGCGGCGCGACGGACGCACCAATGCAGCCGTCCGAACCAGGGGTGCCGGAGGCGATGGCGCTCTCGAACGGACCGTCGGGAATCGCCCTGTACCTGTTCATGTGGGGCGTGATGATGATCGCCATGATGTATCCGTCGTCGGTCCCGCTCTTCCGGCTGTACGCCGAGACGCTCGCCGGAACGACGACCGCGGGGAAGGCGGCCCGAGTCGGTGCGTTTCTCGGAACGTACGCTCTCGTCTGGACGCTCACGGGAGTCGTTCCGCTGGCCCTCAACGCGCTGGTCCCGATCGCCGGCCTCGCGAACGACCACGGCGGGTTCCTGATGGGCGGATCGCTCTTGCTCTTGTCGGTGTACCAGCTCTCGCCGTACAAATACCGATGTCTGCGCTACTGTCGATCGCCGCTCGGATTTCTCATGACTCACCATCGACCGGGGGTTCGTGGCGCCGTTAGGATGAGCGGGGAGTTCGCCGTCTTCTGCATCGGGTGCTGTTGGGCCCTATTCGCGTTTATGGTGATCGTGGGATCGATGAACATTATCTGGATGGCGCTCATCGCGGTCGCGCTCTCGCTTGAGCGGACGGTTACGTGGGGGGAGCAACTTGCGCGTGTGATCGGTCTCCTCGCTGGCATCACCGGATGTACCGTCGTCGCACTCTCGGTGATCTAA
- a CDS encoding DUF1326 domain-containing protein yields MPREWTIKGDYVEACNCDVACQCVWLEPPDDDVCEVSLAWHIEEGRYGDVDLSGVDVGMLISTEEGVMFDTETEWDVVLLVDETADDDQREAVEDIYLGRAGGIWAPVADTHVRSADVATVPIDYSRDGMDFSVDIGDVIEMDASAAVGFNEEVGTISPHPLTQSHEVQTGKSTTAAVSYDDRFEWDVSGNNAYLGDFELANS; encoded by the coding sequence ATGCCCCGAGAATGGACGATCAAAGGAGACTACGTGGAAGCCTGCAACTGCGACGTCGCGTGCCAGTGCGTATGGCTAGAACCGCCGGACGACGACGTTTGTGAAGTCTCGCTGGCGTGGCACATCGAGGAGGGACGCTACGGCGACGTCGACCTGAGTGGGGTAGACGTCGGAATGCTCATCTCGACCGAGGAAGGCGTCATGTTCGACACCGAAACGGAGTGGGACGTCGTGTTACTCGTCGACGAGACGGCCGACGACGACCAGCGCGAGGCTGTCGAGGACATTTACCTCGGCCGCGCCGGCGGGATCTGGGCTCCCGTCGCCGACACGCACGTCAGATCCGCAGACGTCGCGACCGTTCCCATCGACTACTCGCGGGACGGGATGGACTTCTCCGTCGACATCGGGGACGTCATCGAGATGGACGCGAGTGCCGCGGTCGGGTTCAACGAGGAGGTCGGCACGATATCGCCCCACCCGTTGACGCAGAGTCACGAGGTCCAGACAGGCAAGTCGACGACGGCCGCCGTCTCCTACGACGATCGGTTCGAGTGGGACGTCTCTGGAAACAACGCCTACCTCGGTGACTTCGAACTGGCGAACTCCTGA
- a CDS encoding ornithine cyclodeaminase family protein, producing MTDTLFLTSTDVVNLATPADYVDAVREGYRQRGNGAPAQPRSKFFNADPKGMLTTYAAVLPETGAMGGYMYSAGFGAEDAWFMTPVFDAESGAPLALLDGASMNPHKTGAAGAVAVDELARSDADTLAVIGSGAQARGQLRATATVRDFTEIRVYSPTPENRNAFASDFDESLEASVRAVDSSSRALSGADVVITATRASDPVFDSDDLEAGTHVTAMGQYSPDKRELDAATIANATYVPDLRERATFDAGSYIQALEEGAISEDHVSAELGDIVAGNAHGRTDEDEITVFDSGGTGIETVAAAYLLYERAQEEGLGTEIEFEPASEALTGN from the coding sequence ATGACTGACACATTGTTCCTTACTAGCACGGATGTCGTCAACCTGGCGACCCCTGCTGACTACGTGGATGCAGTTCGGGAAGGGTATCGCCAGCGGGGTAACGGTGCGCCTGCACAACCGCGGTCGAAGTTCTTCAACGCCGATCCGAAGGGGATGCTCACGACCTACGCTGCCGTCCTCCCCGAGACCGGTGCGATGGGCGGGTACATGTACAGCGCCGGGTTCGGTGCAGAAGACGCCTGGTTTATGACGCCGGTATTCGATGCGGAAAGCGGTGCCCCACTCGCCCTGCTCGACGGTGCGAGCATGAATCCGCACAAAACCGGTGCCGCCGGTGCAGTCGCAGTCGACGAACTCGCTCGTTCGGACGCCGACACGCTCGCGGTGATCGGTAGCGGCGCACAAGCGCGAGGACAGCTTCGCGCAACTGCGACAGTTCGAGACTTCACCGAAATTCGGGTATATTCTCCCACACCAGAAAACCGCAACGCGTTCGCCTCCGATTTCGATGAATCACTCGAGGCATCAGTCCGTGCGGTCGACTCGAGTTCCCGGGCCCTCTCCGGAGCGGACGTCGTGATCACAGCGACACGAGCAAGTGATCCCGTCTTCGACAGCGACGATCTCGAGGCTGGCACTCACGTTACCGCGATGGGCCAGTACTCGCCCGATAAGCGCGAACTGGATGCAGCGACCATCGCAAACGCGACGTACGTGCCCGATCTCCGTGAGCGAGCGACGTTCGATGCGGGTTCGTACATCCAGGCGCTCGAGGAGGGTGCGATCTCCGAAGACCACGTCTCCGCGGAATTAGGCGATATCGTCGCCGGGAACGCACACGGTCGAACGGACGAAGACGAGATTACGGTCTTCGACAGCGGGGGAACCGGTATCGAGACGGTCGCTGCTGCGTATCTGCTATACGAACGTGCACAGGAGGAGGGGCTGGGCACCGAAATCGAGTTCGAGCCGGCGAGCGAGGCGCTCACCGGAAACTGA